The window ATCAATGGCGACATCAACGCCTTTTTGTTGATACAGCCCCACCATCGGTGCCGCTTTTTGTGGTTCTATCATGGAGGATTCGGTTAATTCGACATTCACATTGGCGCCAGCGAGATTATGTACCGCAATCTGCTCCATGAGATAATTGAAAACGGACATATCTTCAAATTCTGCCGCTTCAAGATTGATGGAGACAAACATCTCAGGGTAGCTTTTCTTCAGTACGCTGGCCGTTTGTAGCGCCTCATTAATGACGAAAAGCGTTAACTCTTTCATTAACCCGACCTGGCGAGCCATCGGAATAAAAGAATCTGGTGAAATTAATTGCCCGTCCGAATGACGCCAGCGTATCAACGCTTCACATCCCACGATCTGAGCGGTATTCAGTTTAATGATCGGCTGATAGTGCAATTCAAATTCTTTTTGTACCAGTGCCTTATTTAATAGATGGTAAGGATTTTGAATTGCCTGCGATGTTCTGGAGATAAGTCCCGCCAGAAGTAGAGAGAGCCCTGTAAAAATGGGAAGAAAATAGAGGAATAACATAAAAGCAAAACGATAAGCTTTAGGCTCATCAGCGTTAACCACTAATACAATGTTACCATTTGGCATCGGCTTCAAACGAAAATATTTATTGCTGTGGTAAAATCGTTCTGTTGCGGGAGACTGGCCAAAAAGAATTAAAGCGATGTTCGAAGGGTGCTCATTCGATATGATGACCATTCCGTTATCTTTTTCAACAAAAGCATATTTTATATTGTGGCTATAAGAGGGAATGTTCATAAAAGAATTCGGATTGAGGACGATGAGGTAATTCGACAACCCGACATAAATCATCCGGCGATATCTGTTAAGTGTGTTATCCGCGTTATACCAAACCTGGTACTTATTCTTATAAATAAGATCCGGCGAAAGTAGTGGGGAACGGTTTATATCACTTATCATCAAAGAACAACGGGGTTGATTGTCCTCAATATAAATCACATCCTGTACATAATCATTGGAGTAAGAGGCACGTCTGAGTAGCTCCATATGTTCACTTGAGCACGAACGAAACGTGTTTTTATCAAACACATCCAGCACTCTGGTCGCCTGCGCCATTATTTCTTCAGCATGCCCGACGGCAACATCAGAAAAACTCTCCACATCATGCTCAAACTGTCTTAACGTCACAGCCGCATACACCAAAAGAACCAGCGCGCAGATAGCGGCAAAAAGACAAAAAAAAGCAGAAAAAATCAGGAAAAAACCGCGCTTAAAATAGAGCGTTTGAAAATAGGCTAACAGGCTTTTTTTCATAGAGGAGACGCGTCATCATCATGAGAAATCCAACATAGCACACAACCCTTACCCACTATCTAGCCATATCCTAAATAATTCTGATTTTAAGACCTCAGTAACTGTCACCCCACCACTCACCCCGGGCAAAGGCGATATCGTTACTTTCCTTCCCTTTTCTTTAAAAAACAGTTAGTTGCTTTCTATTGTTTTTTTCCTGTCGATATCGCCTTGCGATTTAATTGTAATGAAAACCATTATCATATTAACATAACGCCCCATTACTACTTTTAGCCATTGATAGCTGTTTTTTATGTCTGACTACACCTCCTCTCTCTGTTGGTTTAGCGCTCGCATTACTACAGAACAACACTGGCGCGAACAACATCTCACCAATAAAAACCGTAATACGGACCACTCCGTGCTTCCTACATTCAAAGGGCACCGAAATACTGCCCCGATCTCTTTGCTGGGAAAAAACCAGCTTCACTATTAATGGAGTTACGCTATGTTTGCTCTGATTCGCGTTGCCCTGATTGCAACACTTTGTCTGTTCGGACTGGGCCGTGCCAATGCCGTCACGGTGCAGGATGAGCAAGGTTCCTTTACGCTAGATACACCGCCTCAGCGCATTGTGGTGCTGGAACTGTCTTTTGCCGATGCATTGGCAGCAATAGACGTCAGCCCGGTCGGCATCGCCGATGACAACGATCCAGACCGGATTTTGGCCGAAGTCCGTGAGCACCTAAAACCCTGGCATTCCGTAGGAACACGCGCACAGCCGAGTCTGGAAGCCATCAGCGCGCTGAAGCCTGATTTAATTATCGCTGACAGTAGCCGTCATAGCGGTATTTACACGGCGCTGAAGGCGATTGCGCCCGTGCTACTGCTGAAATCGCGTAACGAAACCTATGAAGAGAACCTGCACTCTGCGGAGATCATCGGCAAAGTGCTGGGGAAAGACAGCGCGATGCAGGCTCGCCTCACCCAACACCGCGAAACCATGAAAGCCTACGCCAACCAGCTTCCCAAAGGGACAAGTGTCGCCTTCGGTACTTCGCGCGAGCAGCAGTTTAACTTGTACTCCAGCGAGGCTTACACTGGCAGCGTGCTGGCCGCACTCGGCCTGAGCGTGCCTAAACCGATTAATAATGCACCAATGGCCTCCATCAATCTGGAACAGCTGTTGGCGATTAACCCGCAGTGGCTGATAGTGACGCACTACCGCGAAGAAAGTATCGTTAAACGCTGGCAGCAGGATGCGCTCTGGAACATGCTGGAAGCCCAGAAAAAACAACAGATTGCCGCCGTAGACAGTAACGCCTGGGCGCGGATGCGCGGTATTTTTGCTGCGGAACGCATCGGCAGCGACACGGTGAAGATTTTTAAGCATCAGCCCGTTAGCGTCAGCAGCGAGCAATGAGGCAAGATTTTCATCCGTTCTGGCGTTGGGGATTGCCGATAGCGGCACTGCTGGGCGTGTTCTGGCTCAGCCTGTTCTGTTATTCCGCGATCCCCATTCCCGCATTGAGCGCCGTCAAGGCGCTGATAACTGGCTCGCCTTCTTCGCTTCCAGAGGCGCTAGTGCTCAACTTGCGTCTGCCACGCAGTCTGGTTGCCATTCTGATCGGCGCCAGCCTGGCACTGTCCGGCGCTCTGCTCCAAACCCTGACTCATAATCCTCTGGCCTCACCTTCTCTGCTCGGCATTAATAGCGGCGCAGCGTTGGCGATGGCACTGACCAGCGCCTTCAGTTCTTCACTTTCCGGTTATCCTATCGCCTTTGTTGCCGCTGGCGGTGGCGGCCTGTGCTGGCTGGTCGTCATGGCTGCTGGCGGCGGCTGGCGACAAACGCTCGACCGTAATCGGCTGATTCTGGCGGGTGTTGCGCTTTCCGCCCTGTGTATGGCCTTAACGCGGATCACGCTCCTGCTGGCGGAAGATCACGCCTATGGCATTTTTTACTGGCTGGCGGGGGGCGTATCGCACGCGCGCTG is drawn from Pectobacterium aroidearum and contains these coding sequences:
- a CDS encoding EAL domain-containing protein, whose product is MKKSLLAYFQTLYFKRGFFLIFSAFFCLFAAICALVLLVYAAVTLRQFEHDVESFSDVAVGHAEEIMAQATRVLDVFDKNTFRSCSSEHMELLRRASYSNDYVQDVIYIEDNQPRCSLMISDINRSPLLSPDLIYKNKYQVWYNADNTLNRYRRMIYVGLSNYLIVLNPNSFMNIPSYSHNIKYAFVEKDNGMVIISNEHPSNIALILFGQSPATERFYHSNKYFRLKPMPNGNIVLVVNADEPKAYRFAFMLFLYFLPIFTGLSLLLAGLISRTSQAIQNPYHLLNKALVQKEFELHYQPIIKLNTAQIVGCEALIRWRHSDGQLISPDSFIPMARQVGLMKELTLFVINEALQTASVLKKSYPEMFVSINLEAAEFEDMSVFNYLMEQIAVHNLAGANVNVELTESSMIEPQKAAPMVGLYQQKGVDVAIDDFGTGYSGLSYLERVKANKLKIDKSFVGNINNHSPTDIVLSHIVSMAHCLNLHIVAEGVETPIQEAYLKSLGVAYAQGWLYSKALTQDTLLAFLAARGETLSDRQ
- a CDS encoding Fe(3+) dicitrate ABC transporter substrate-binding protein FecB; translation: MFALIRVALIATLCLFGLGRANAVTVQDEQGSFTLDTPPQRIVVLELSFADALAAIDVSPVGIADDNDPDRILAEVREHLKPWHSVGTRAQPSLEAISALKPDLIIADSSRHSGIYTALKAIAPVLLLKSRNETYEENLHSAEIIGKVLGKDSAMQARLTQHRETMKAYANQLPKGTSVAFGTSREQQFNLYSSEAYTGSVLAALGLSVPKPINNAPMASINLEQLLAINPQWLIVTHYREESIVKRWQQDALWNMLEAQKKQQIAAVDSNAWARMRGIFAAERIGSDTVKIFKHQPVSVSSEQ
- the fecC gene encoding iron-dicitrate ABC transporter permease FecC; this translates as MRQDFHPFWRWGLPIAALLGVFWLSLFCYSAIPIPALSAVKALITGSPSSLPEALVLNLRLPRSLVAILIGASLALSGALLQTLTHNPLASPSLLGINSGAALAMALTSAFSSSLSGYPIAFVAAGGGGLCWLVVMAAGGGWRQTLDRNRLILAGVALSALCMALTRITLLLAEDHAYGIFYWLAGGVSHARWVEFWQLFPFVITVTPVVLLMANQLNLLNIGDVSAHTLGVNLGRLRLILNLAVLLLVGACVSVAGPVAFIGLLIPHLARFWIGYDQRKLLPMSMLMGAAFMLLADLLARALAWPGELPAGAVLALIGAPCFVWLARRRG